From a single Nymphaea colorata isolate Beijing-Zhang1983 chromosome 4, ASM883128v2, whole genome shotgun sequence genomic region:
- the LOC116252449 gene encoding vacuolar protein sorting-associated protein 2 homolog 3-like: MNIFGKKPTTKEAVRASKREMAVATRGVEREIAGLQLEEKKLVAEIKRTAKTGNDAATRVLARQLVRLRQQISKLQGSRAQMRGVATHTQAVYATTSVAAGMKGATKAMSSMNKQLAPAKQMKIMKDFQRQAAQMDMTSDMMSETIDDVLDDDEAEEESEELTSQVLDEIGIDIASQLSSAPKGRVAGKTVESVSRPDVDELEKRLAALRSG; the protein is encoded by the exons ATGAATATTTTCGGGAAAAAGCCGACAACAAAAG AAGCGGTGCGCGCAAGTAAGCGAGAGATGGCCGTCGCCACAAGAG GTGTCGAGAGGGAGATTGCAGGACTGCAATTAGAG GAGAAAAAGCTTGTTGCAGAAATAAAGAGGACAGCTAAGACTGGGAATGAT GCTGCCACTCGGGTGTTGGCTCGTCAACTTGTGAGGCTCAGGCAGCAGATCTCAAAATTGCAAGGAAGCCGTGCACAGATGAGAGGGGTTGCGACCCATACTCAA gCAGTGTATGCCACTACTTCGGTTGCTGCTGGTATGAAAGGTGCCACCAAAGCAATGTCATCAATGAACAAG CAATTAGCACCTGCAAAACAgatgaagattatgaaagaCTTCCAGAGGCAGGCAGCGCAAATGGATATGACT AGTGACATGATGTCAGAGACGATTGATGATGTCTTAGACGATGACGAAGCTGAGGAGGAATCTGAGGAGTTGACGAGCcag GTGCTCGATGAAATTGGAATTGATATTGCTTCACAG TTGTCTTCAGCCCCTAAAGGAAGAGTTGCAGGGAAGACCGTTGAAAGTGTGAGCAG ACCGGATGTGGATGAGCTAGAGAAGAGGCTCGCGGCTCTGAGAAGTGGCTGA